A window of Costertonia aggregata contains these coding sequences:
- a CDS encoding S8 family serine peptidase: MLSITSKMEKEHQTAQKQMLRLATANNWKISERLTDGGYVELQEVGPDGTPLYYTTLTDKVSTVSRANTLYYGGALDLGVHGEGMNIGVWDAGIALTSHQEFGNRVNILDTNSKIESHATMVTGALVSSGVKRKAQGVAHKANAITGDWRRDKIEVSEAAANGLLISNHSYGIQTSRVPDWYFGSYIKVSQDWDNIMYNAPYYLMVTAAGNSQKKRDNDTPVYGKNTDGFDLLLGFNTSKNGIVVAAADTQMNNSGSIKDATVATYSSLGPIDDGRIKPDLAGSGNSMYTANSSGNSAYMACTGTSIAAPGISGSLLLLQQYHEKLYGSFMKAATLKGLALHTADDVNAPGPDYKMGWGIMNTKKAAEALTDKDFSALISEETLKEGETYSITVNASKNQLMSASISWTDAAGEYVNRGVLNDTKAALTNDLDIRITKDGKTYFPWKLNAAQASSDAITGDNTVDPFERIDVTNASGTYTITVSHKGKLLDQKQDFTIILTGIAVTGCSADTPEYIQIVEPTNSIVPLEWEPMEDAIFEVQYKTDTENSWNTSYVNENSINLQGLEIGNTYEVRLRTICTENIGSEYSETVSFIFNGAETVSDNIIENETFSIDDELAFSVYPNPAVEQIRLEGNISDIAQYNIITMAGVTVKKGNAKNAEINVSDLSSGLYILSIQSLEGVKSTKFYKN, translated from the coding sequence ATGCTGTCAATCACATCTAAAATGGAAAAAGAGCACCAAACCGCTCAAAAACAAATGTTGCGACTTGCTACCGCCAATAATTGGAAAATTTCGGAAAGATTGACTGATGGCGGTTACGTTGAACTACAGGAAGTAGGCCCGGATGGGACTCCACTTTACTATACCACATTGACTGATAAGGTCAGTACCGTTTCCAGAGCCAATACCTTATATTATGGAGGTGCCTTGGATCTAGGCGTACATGGTGAGGGTATGAACATTGGTGTGTGGGATGCAGGTATCGCCCTAACATCACATCAAGAATTTGGGAACAGGGTAAACATATTGGATACAAACAGCAAGATAGAATCGCATGCCACAATGGTAACCGGTGCCTTGGTATCTTCTGGTGTAAAGAGAAAAGCTCAAGGTGTTGCCCACAAGGCCAATGCCATTACAGGAGATTGGCGAAGGGATAAAATCGAGGTAAGTGAAGCGGCGGCGAATGGACTATTGATATCCAATCACTCTTACGGAATTCAAACGAGTCGTGTGCCCGATTGGTATTTTGGCTCTTACATCAAAGTTTCGCAAGATTGGGACAACATCATGTACAATGCCCCTTATTATTTAATGGTTACCGCAGCTGGCAACTCTCAAAAGAAAAGGGATAACGACACTCCGGTCTATGGAAAAAATACAGACGGTTTTGATTTGTTGTTGGGGTTCAATACCTCTAAAAACGGAATCGTAGTGGCTGCCGCAGACACACAAATGAACAATAGCGGTAGCATTAAAGACGCAACGGTAGCTACCTATAGTAGCTTAGGACCTATTGATGATGGTAGGATAAAGCCAGATTTGGCCGGTAGTGGAAATAGTATGTATACGGCAAATTCATCGGGAAATTCAGCATATATGGCCTGTACGGGAACTTCAATAGCTGCACCGGGCATTTCGGGATCTTTATTATTGTTGCAGCAATACCACGAAAAATTATACGGATCTTTTATGAAAGCTGCGACATTAAAAGGCCTCGCATTGCATACTGCCGATGATGTTAATGCACCAGGTCCCGATTACAAAATGGGATGGGGTATCATGAACACGAAAAAAGCAGCTGAGGCGTTGACCGATAAGGATTTTAGCGCGTTGATATCAGAGGAAACCTTGAAAGAAGGCGAAACGTATTCGATTACCGTAAATGCTTCAAAAAATCAATTGATGAGTGCTTCTATCTCATGGACAGATGCTGCTGGGGAATATGTGAACAGGGGTGTTTTAAACGATACCAAAGCTGCTTTGACCAATGACTTGGATATTAGGATCACCAAAGATGGCAAAACCTATTTCCCATGGAAATTGAACGCTGCACAGGCTTCTTCAGATGCAATCACTGGAGATAATACAGTAGATCCCTTTGAGAGAATAGACGTTACCAATGCCTCGGGAACGTACACGATTACAGTAAGCCATAAAGGTAAATTACTTGACCAAAAACAAGATTTTACAATAATTCTGACCGGTATCGCCGTAACGGGATGTTCTGCCGATACCCCAGAATATATTCAGATTGTGGAACCTACGAATAGCATCGTTCCGTTGGAATGGGAACCAATGGAAGATGCTATTTTTGAGGTTCAATACAAGACCGATACCGAAAATAGTTGGAATACATCGTACGTCAACGAAAACAGTATCAACCTGCAAGGTTTAGAGATAGGTAATACATACGAAGTTCGTTTACGTACCATCTGTACCGAAAATATAGGTTCAGAATATTCAGAAACGGTATCGTTCATATTCAACGGTGCAGAAACCGTATCGGATAATATTATTGAGAACGAAACCTTCTCTATTGATGATGAACTTGCTTTTAGCGTTTATCCCAACCCCGCAGTTGAGCAGATTAGGTTAGAAGGCAATATATCTGATATAGCCCAGTATAATATCATCACAATGGCTGGGGTAACCGTAAAAAAGGGCAATGCCAAGAATGCTGAGATTAATGTATCCGATTTATCATCAGGACTATATATTCTTTCGATACAAAGTCTGGAAGGCGTAAAAAGCACAAAATTCTATAAAAACTAA